One Nitrospirota bacterium DNA segment encodes these proteins:
- a CDS encoding HD domain-containing protein translates to MTWKKSYEGVAMFADPVHEYIPFTIPGSGSVEESTEKDLIDTPWVQRLRYVYQLQSARWVYPSAEHTRFPHSLGAMHIASRFAKRLYPSLKTVIKNPPSFEYVEEVLRVAALLHDSGHGPFCHFFDHNFLEQFHLTHEDISQKIITQELGPLIKKIRRSPTGPFRPGEKLIPEQIAFLIKKDYQKDKKNFPQWLTFLQPLLGGIYTADNLDYVLRDAYMCGVAIGPVDLDRLIYYTFFTEKGLTLHRSGFPALNMFLNCRLYMYSNVYYHRTTRAIDLHLKEIFQPTIQQILPKNPIEQMSDYLTLTDWYLIEEVRKWKVSKEKEKRRLGLEWEKILNRQIKWKMAFETTLSMKSPEKGNRMIESEELERKIRKVLPPALKDLIFQVDMPGQDPRPINPLMMGEQQIYIYNPSNKRVSKEALWEFFDYIPARIYQCRIFTLSHDYDEQLSEAIEKVLGGGDASIPTNV, encoded by the coding sequence ATGACCTGGAAAAAATCATACGAAGGGGTAGCGATGTTTGCAGACCCGGTTCATGAATATATTCCCTTTACCATTCCTGGTTCAGGAAGCGTCGAAGAATCGACTGAAAAAGATCTGATCGATACCCCCTGGGTACAACGGTTAAGATATGTTTATCAGCTCCAGAGCGCGCGATGGGTCTATCCTTCCGCCGAACATACCCGATTTCCGCACTCTCTCGGAGCGATGCATATTGCCAGCCGCTTTGCAAAACGCCTGTACCCCTCCCTGAAGACCGTGATCAAGAATCCTCCTTCTTTCGAGTATGTGGAGGAGGTCTTGAGAGTCGCGGCGCTACTGCATGATTCCGGACATGGTCCCTTTTGCCATTTTTTTGATCATAATTTTCTGGAACAATTTCATCTGACCCACGAAGATATCAGTCAGAAAATTATTACCCAGGAGCTCGGACCGCTTATCAAGAAAATACGACGAAGTCCTACGGGGCCTTTTCGACCGGGAGAAAAACTGATTCCTGAACAAATTGCGTTTCTGATAAAGAAAGATTACCAAAAGGACAAGAAGAACTTTCCACAGTGGCTGACCTTCCTTCAGCCGCTACTGGGGGGAATATATACGGCCGACAATCTCGATTATGTTTTAAGAGACGCGTACATGTGCGGCGTCGCAATAGGGCCGGTCGATCTGGACAGGTTGATTTATTACACTTTTTTTACCGAAAAAGGTCTGACATTGCACCGGTCTGGTTTTCCGGCACTCAACATGTTTTTGAACTGCCGTCTCTACATGTATTCCAATGTCTATTATCACCGGACGACCCGCGCGATCGACCTTCATCTCAAGGAGATTTTTCAGCCGACCATCCAGCAGATTCTCCCCAAGAACCCGATTGAGCAGATGAGCGACTATCTTACCCTCACGGACTGGTATTTGATCGAAGAGGTCCGAAAATGGAAAGTTTCAAAGGAAAAAGAAAAACGAAGACTCGGTTTGGAATGGGAAAAAATTCTCAACCGGCAGATCAAATGGAAAATGGCGTTCGAAACGACCTTATCGATGAAAAGTCCTGAAAAAGGGAATCGGATGATCGAATCCGAAGAACTGGAGAGAAAGATACGAAAAGTGCTCCCTCCCGCACTGAAAGATTTAATTTTTCAAGTGGATATGCCGGGTCAGGATCCCAGGCCGATCAATCCGCTCATGATGGGGGAACAGCAGATCTATATCTATAATCCTTCCAATAAAAGGGTCTCTAAAGAGGCCTTGTGGGAATTTTTTGACTATATCCCTGCCCGAATTTACCAATGCAGGATTTTTACGCTCAGCCATGATTATGACGAACAACTCTCCGAAGCCATCGAAAAAGTATTGGGAGGCGGTGACGCTTCCATTCCAACCAATGTTTAA
- a CDS encoding CBS domain-containing protein — protein sequence MVKVKEIMTKNPVKVDANKTVREAINIMSEKKIGSLLVYKDHEIVGILEENDIIKNVLVKDLNPYVVKVEAVMSVPFVIHEEKGDNEASDMMFQHKVRHLAVSVNGKVGGVVSMQDLLRPVYTGRSLWT from the coding sequence ATGGTTAAAGTAAAAGAGATCATGACAAAAAACCCGGTCAAGGTGGACGCCAATAAAACCGTGCGGGAAGCCATTAATATCATGTCTGAAAAGAAGATCGGCAGTCTCTTGGTTTATAAAGACCATGAAATTGTGGGAATCTTGGAAGAAAACGATATTATCAAGAACGTTTTGGTAAAAGATCTAAACCCCTATGTCGTTAAAGTGGAAGCAGTAATGTCCGTTCCGTTTGTCATTCACGAGGAAAAAGGGGATAACGAAGCCAGCGATATGATGTTTCAACATAAAGTCCGTCATCTGGCGGTTTCTGTCAATGGTAAAGTCGGAGGCGTTGTTTCAATGCAGGACCTCCTGAGACCGGTTTACACGGGCCGATCTCTCTGGACTTAA
- a CDS encoding ABC transporter permease, translating to MIPLLKIWSFSHYKLLKLNALLTLTGIAFGVALFTSVQIANQNIRDSFKWTIEQVAGHGELEVKGGVAGFSEEEIVKVRHLPGVKGAMPVTLQSVWVGEKKEKEEVMVLGRDMVSDALGHPEKPGQENSPETPGLNVLLKPAAIMITPFLAKRFHLNTGSTFVLHLGSEVVETRVVGIIQFENELPPPYGGYFVMMDIAASQLLFHKLGRLDRIHIQLDEGVSGEAMKEALTTALPGLQIQSPGDEKQMIDSLLGSFNLNIKALSEISILVGMFLIYNTMSFLVVRRKVEIGIIRMLGVSGREVFRLILMEAFVIGFIGSVLGIGLGIWIAHFVLKAVALTITSLYLKVFTQSISVSFTTGLLSLSIGLCVSLLAAAFPAWEASRVKLRDNLNRAGEIRPPRLSLSLLAAGGILLIFSWFFSKLPPYHQVPVFGYLSALFLLAGTSLMIPSTLYVLYRILRSPFLNEKMVFLKVAGSGFFQQSTRNGIGIATLMISVSLVISVTLMISSFRKTLEIWFNQTVKADLIVEPKEWLNPGDLPLILPDLAEKIKRVNGVAAVDLFREEHLMYQNRPFRLDSRLLQVHLEQSQYLFTSGNASQKMEEAIQGKVILISESFSLQHHLNEGDILKLNSPAGSIPFRIGGIFYDYTTQGGKVVMDRSAYLKYWKDERLNILAVYLVKKGDLHKRESEVKEKLESILNGEEMIVISNQEIRSKVLEIFDQTFSVTRVLEWITILISLLGVINMLMANLLDQKREIGILRSIGASRNQIGVLVLMEALWIILVANLLGGVGGTALSLILIHVINKQSFFWTIQFDLSPMIYFRTFMIVTATALLAAFIPAKNKAGENIREAVQYE from the coding sequence ATGATTCCACTCCTGAAAATCTGGAGTTTTTCCCACTACAAACTTCTCAAGCTGAATGCGCTCCTGACCCTTACGGGAATTGCCTTTGGGGTTGCTCTATTTACTTCGGTTCAAATCGCCAACCAAAATATCCGCGATTCCTTCAAATGGACGATCGAACAGGTTGCCGGTCACGGTGAACTGGAAGTGAAAGGGGGTGTCGCCGGATTTTCCGAAGAGGAGATTGTCAAAGTGAGGCATCTGCCGGGGGTAAAAGGAGCGATGCCGGTCACACTTCAATCTGTTTGGGTCGGGGAAAAGAAGGAGAAAGAGGAAGTGATGGTGCTTGGGCGCGACATGGTTTCGGATGCGCTGGGTCATCCAGAAAAACCAGGTCAGGAGAATTCTCCCGAGACTCCCGGGTTGAACGTTTTGTTAAAACCCGCCGCCATCATGATTACTCCGTTTCTGGCCAAGCGATTCCATCTCAATACCGGTTCCACTTTTGTGCTCCATCTGGGTTCCGAAGTCGTCGAAACCCGGGTGGTCGGGATCATTCAATTTGAAAATGAGCTCCCTCCCCCGTACGGAGGTTATTTTGTCATGATGGATATCGCTGCTTCCCAGCTCCTCTTTCACAAACTGGGTCGGCTGGACCGTATTCACATTCAACTTGACGAGGGGGTTTCAGGCGAAGCGATGAAAGAAGCGCTGACGACTGCATTGCCAGGCCTTCAGATTCAGAGTCCGGGTGATGAGAAGCAAATGATCGACAGTCTTCTCGGATCGTTTAATCTCAACATTAAAGCGCTGAGCGAGATTTCAATTCTGGTCGGAATGTTTTTAATTTATAACACCATGTCGTTCCTGGTCGTCCGGAGAAAAGTTGAAATCGGCATCATCAGAATGCTTGGCGTATCCGGACGGGAAGTCTTCCGTCTCATTCTCATGGAAGCCTTTGTCATCGGATTTATCGGTTCGGTTTTGGGGATTGGCCTGGGTATATGGATCGCCCATTTTGTCTTAAAAGCAGTCGCGCTGACGATTACTTCGCTCTATCTCAAGGTCTTTACTCAAAGTATCTCTGTTTCTTTCACTACCGGATTACTCAGCCTTTCGATCGGTCTGTGCGTTTCACTCCTTGCAGCGGCTTTCCCGGCATGGGAAGCGTCCCGGGTAAAACTCCGGGATAATTTAAACCGGGCTGGAGAGATCCGGCCTCCTCGACTCTCCCTATCGCTCCTGGCCGCGGGAGGGATTCTTTTGATATTTTCCTGGTTTTTTTCGAAACTTCCTCCCTATCATCAGGTTCCGGTTTTTGGTTATCTCTCAGCCCTCTTTCTCCTGGCCGGGACTTCATTGATGATCCCATCGACCCTTTACGTTCTTTACAGGATACTCCGTTCTCCATTTTTAAATGAGAAAATGGTCTTTCTCAAGGTGGCTGGTTCAGGTTTTTTCCAGCAATCGACCCGCAATGGAATCGGGATTGCGACCCTGATGATCAGCGTCAGCCTGGTCATCAGCGTCACTTTGATGATCTCGAGCTTTCGGAAAACCCTTGAGATCTGGTTTAATCAGACGGTCAAAGCGGATCTGATTGTTGAACCGAAAGAGTGGCTCAATCCGGGTGACTTACCCCTGATTTTGCCTGATCTTGCCGAAAAGATAAAAAGAGTAAACGGGGTGGCGGCGGTTGATCTTTTCCGCGAAGAACATCTGATGTATCAGAACAGACCCTTTCGTCTGGATTCGAGACTTCTCCAGGTTCACCTTGAACAGAGTCAATATCTCTTTACAAGCGGGAATGCTTCCCAAAAAATGGAAGAAGCCATTCAGGGTAAAGTGATTTTGATTTCTGAAAGTTTTTCATTGCAACATCATTTAAATGAAGGCGACATTCTGAAATTAAACAGCCCTGCGGGATCGATTCCGTTCCGGATTGGAGGTATTTTTTATGACTATACGACCCAGGGAGGAAAAGTCGTCATGGACCGTTCGGCATATCTAAAATATTGGAAAGATGAACGGCTCAATATTCTGGCGGTCTATCTTGTAAAGAAGGGGGACCTTCATAAGAGAGAAAGCGAAGTTAAAGAGAAATTAGAATCGATTCTAAACGGCGAGGAGATGATTGTCATCTCCAACCAGGAAATTCGATCCAAAGTCCTTGAAATCTTTGATCAGACATTTTCGGTGACCCGCGTTCTGGAATGGATTACGATTCTCATCTCTCTCCTGGGGGTCATTAATATGCTGATGGCGAACCTTTTGGATCAGAAGAGGGAAATCGGCATTTTGAGATCGATCGGCGCTTCCCGCAACCAGATCGGCGTATTGGTTCTGATGGAAGCGCTGTGGATCATCCTCGTGGCCAATCTTTTGGGCGGAGTTGGAGGAACAGCGCTTTCGCTAATTCTGATTCATGTGATCAACAAACAATCTTTTTTCTGGACCATTCAATTTGATCTGTCGCCGATGATTTACTTCAGGACTTTTATGATTGTCACCGCCACCGCACTTTTGGCCGCGTTTATACCGGCCAAAAATAAGGCGGGAGAGAACATTCGGGAAGCGGTGCAATATGAGTAA
- a CDS encoding ABC transporter ATP-binding protein — MVSRSKIIELKNVSRNYLQGSEKIHALKNITLSIDSGEFCILMGPSGCGKSSLINLIGGLDLPDSGEIWLEGKSTEQFTDQNWTLYRRTKIGVIFQFFNLLPTLTVHENISLPLVLNRMFRKEIHRKVAEFLDRLGLTEKSNALPRELSGGEQQRVAIARALVHSPTLLLADEPTGNLDSRMGNEILGLIQSLSKERQMTLLMATHSQEAASFGDRIFSMKDGEIQISK, encoded by the coding sequence TTGGTATCTCGATCCAAAATAATTGAATTGAAAAACGTCTCCCGGAACTACCTCCAGGGATCGGAGAAAATTCATGCCCTCAAAAATATTACCCTCTCCATTGATTCTGGCGAATTCTGTATACTCATGGGTCCGAGTGGATGCGGAAAAAGCTCTCTCATCAATCTGATCGGAGGTCTGGATCTTCCCGACTCGGGAGAAATCTGGCTTGAGGGAAAATCCACAGAGCAATTCACCGACCAAAACTGGACATTATACCGCAGAACGAAAATTGGGGTCATATTCCAGTTCTTCAATCTTCTTCCCACCCTGACCGTCCATGAAAATATTTCCCTTCCGCTTGTTCTGAATAGAATGTTCCGGAAAGAGATCCATCGAAAAGTTGCAGAATTTCTTGACCGGCTGGGGCTCACGGAAAAGAGCAATGCCCTGCCACGGGAGCTTTCCGGGGGAGAACAGCAGCGGGTGGCAATCGCACGGGCTCTCGTTCATTCTCCGACTCTTCTCCTTGCGGATGAGCCGACCGGAAATCTGGATTCAAGAATGGGGAACGAGATTCTGGGGTTAATCCAGTCCCTTTCGAAAGAGCGGCAAATGACTCTTCTGATGGCGACCCATAGTCAGGAGGCTGCGTCATTTGGAGATCGGATATTTTCGATGAAAGACGGGGAAATCCAGATTTCAAAGTAA
- a CDS encoding carotenoid 1,2-hydratase encodes MSKVSGVRGERKNVMRLTWMMSVILILVFPKMGWEKEFKTAEPGYIYHFPADHGSHESYQIEWWYFTGHLYDKKGNQTGFELTFFRTGIADDAIRRNPSRWKVDNIYSAHFALSHGATKKFWFSEKMSRDALGRAGVKQDHFEVWIDRWKGEEKKGDFRLSASEGFGKNRKEIELLLTTQKPAVIHGEKGVSPKDEADLNRSHYYSLTRLKTSGRVIWNGEEKEVEGISWMDHEFGSHPLLPSQSGWDWFSIQLNNQTELMLYQIRNKNGSAPFSFGTLIESDGSVISLRQKDFTLRPKLQWKSSGGGIYPVGWDVLIPDWNISLSVVPIFQDQELTVFGGKMRYWEGSVAVTGFPASGNGYLELTGYARDFASLFSQ; translated from the coding sequence ATGAGTAAGGTGTCTGGAGTAAGGGGAGAGCGCAAGAACGTGATGCGGCTGACCTGGATGATGTCCGTGATTCTGATTCTTGTTTTTCCGAAAATGGGATGGGAAAAAGAATTTAAGACAGCAGAACCGGGCTATATTTATCATTTCCCCGCTGATCATGGATCGCATGAATCTTATCAAATCGAATGGTGGTATTTCACAGGTCACCTCTATGATAAGAAAGGAAATCAAACCGGATTTGAATTGACCTTTTTCAGAACCGGCATCGCCGATGATGCGATCCGCCGGAACCCTTCCAGGTGGAAGGTTGATAATATCTATTCGGCTCATTTTGCCCTGTCTCATGGGGCTACGAAAAAATTCTGGTTTAGCGAGAAGATGTCGCGTGATGCACTCGGCAGGGCGGGAGTGAAACAGGACCATTTCGAGGTCTGGATCGATCGATGGAAAGGCGAAGAGAAAAAGGGGGACTTTCGTCTCTCGGCTTCAGAGGGTTTCGGAAAGAACAGAAAAGAGATTGAACTTCTCCTGACTACGCAAAAACCCGCCGTGATACACGGCGAAAAGGGTGTAAGTCCAAAGGACGAAGCGGACCTGAACCGTTCTCATTACTATTCGCTGACCCGGCTTAAAACGTCGGGAAGAGTGATTTGGAATGGCGAGGAAAAAGAAGTCGAAGGGATCAGCTGGATGGACCATGAATTTGGATCCCATCCTCTTCTTCCCAGTCAATCCGGATGGGACTGGTTTTCGATCCAGCTCAACAACCAGACGGAACTGATGCTTTATCAAATTCGAAACAAAAACGGTTCTGCGCCCTTCTCTTTTGGCACTTTAATAGAATCCGATGGTTCTGTCATTTCCCTTCGGCAGAAGGATTTTACTCTAAGACCGAAACTCCAGTGGAAATCATCCGGTGGGGGAATATATCCTGTCGGATGGGATGTCTTGATACCGGACTGGAATATCTCTCTCAGTGTGGTTCCGATATTTCAAGACCAGGAATTGACGGTATTCGGGGGAAAAATGAGATACTGGGAAGGGAGTGTCGCCGTCACCGGATTTCCCGCTTCGGGGAACGGATATCTTGAGTTAACCGGCTATGCCAGGGACTTCGCCAGCCTTTTTTCGCAATAA
- the tadA gene encoding Flp pilus assembly complex ATPase component TadA: MAAKPQVNGNSLKLQKRKLGELLLQSGVLTEEQLLKALDKQKKSGKRLGEVLVESKFTSEIEIAQTVGSQLGYQFVETISAVDKEVLLLVPETLVKKHSIIPLRLEKGELVIAMADPLDFNTIQDLSFYCGFIIQPAVATPTLLQESIKKFYGNIHGQTDEKLIKKIINESQKDFSASALQIIPEIRDDGSEGMAEQRHQLAPIIEMANLILAKALKLNTSDIHIEPFANDSIVRYRVDGLLHESMRFPKWIHGALVSRIKVLANLDISVKRIPQDGDIRLKANGREITLRISSLPSYYGEKVVIRILDETTDLLRLESLGLSKDEQAKIREMLSHRKGLILVTGPTGSGKTTSLYAMLNQINQNTVNIITVENPIEYHLPGVTQVQINPESGLTFATALRSILRQDPNVILIGEIRDSETAQIAMRAALTGHLVISTLHTNDAPSAVNRLFDLGIPNFMVSSLLIGVIAQRLVRNICPECKSPVQPTEEEKIIFNLNENKSKAFQFYKGKGCKLCHQSGLKGRSAVYEILQMNSKLREVLSLNPTEQQFKSACRDAGFVSMNENALQKVREGVTTCSEVTRCIGIDENLETFCGKCNHHYRAEYLLCPVCGEKPNNKCRHCNQMIQPNWNYCPYCEKRLAKSLA; this comes from the coding sequence ATGGCAGCCAAACCCCAGGTTAACGGCAACTCTTTAAAACTTCAGAAAAGAAAATTAGGGGAACTCCTTCTCCAAAGCGGAGTCCTCACTGAAGAACAGCTTCTCAAGGCTCTGGACAAACAGAAGAAGAGCGGGAAAAGACTGGGTGAAGTGCTCGTTGAATCTAAATTTACCTCTGAAATCGAGATCGCGCAGACCGTGGGCTCCCAACTGGGATATCAGTTTGTGGAAACCATTAGCGCTGTCGATAAAGAGGTTTTGCTCCTCGTTCCCGAAACCCTCGTAAAAAAGCATTCGATCATCCCGTTAAGACTTGAAAAAGGGGAACTGGTCATTGCGATGGCGGATCCCCTCGACTTTAATACCATTCAGGATTTGAGTTTTTATTGCGGCTTTATTATTCAGCCTGCGGTGGCTACTCCCACGCTTCTCCAGGAGTCGATTAAAAAATTTTACGGAAATATTCATGGCCAGACCGATGAAAAACTGATCAAAAAAATTATCAATGAAAGCCAAAAGGACTTTTCAGCCTCGGCGCTTCAGATTATTCCTGAAATCAGAGATGACGGTTCGGAAGGAATGGCCGAACAAAGACATCAGCTTGCCCCTATTATTGAAATGGCAAACCTGATTCTCGCCAAGGCACTGAAACTCAATACCAGCGATATCCATATCGAACCTTTCGCAAATGATTCGATCGTTCGCTACCGGGTGGACGGTCTCCTCCATGAAAGCATGCGATTTCCAAAATGGATTCATGGTGCGCTCGTTTCAAGAATCAAAGTCCTGGCGAATCTTGACATTTCGGTGAAACGAATTCCCCAGGACGGGGATATCCGGTTGAAAGCCAACGGAAGGGAGATCACGTTAAGAATATCCTCCCTCCCCTCCTATTATGGTGAAAAAGTGGTCATCCGGATTCTGGACGAAACGACCGATCTCCTCCGGCTGGAATCGCTCGGCCTCTCGAAGGACGAACAGGCTAAAATCAGGGAAATGCTCTCTCACCGCAAGGGATTAATCCTGGTCACCGGACCCACCGGGAGCGGGAAAACCACCTCTCTTTACGCCATGTTAAACCAGATCAATCAAAACACCGTCAATATCATTACCGTCGAAAATCCTATCGAATATCACCTTCCGGGGGTCACCCAGGTCCAGATCAATCCGGAATCAGGTCTGACTTTTGCCACTGCGCTCCGCTCCATATTAAGACAAGACCCCAATGTCATTCTGATCGGAGAGATTCGTGATTCCGAAACGGCACAGATCGCCATGAGAGCCGCGTTAACAGGACATCTCGTCATTTCAACCCTTCATACCAATGACGCCCCTTCCGCGGTTAACCGCTTATTCGATCTTGGGATTCCAAATTTCATGGTCTCTTCGCTCCTGATCGGCGTAATCGCCCAACGCCTGGTCCGGAATATCTGTCCCGAATGCAAAAGTCCGGTTCAACCTACGGAAGAAGAGAAAATCATCTTTAATCTGAATGAAAACAAAAGCAAAGCCTTTCAATTCTACAAAGGAAAAGGCTGCAAACTCTGCCATCAATCCGGACTCAAGGGAAGGAGCGCCGTCTATGAAATTCTTCAAATGAATTCCAAACTGAGAGAAGTCCTCTCGCTGAATCCCACGGAACAGCAATTTAAATCTGCCTGCAGAGACGCCGGTTTTGTCTCCATGAATGAAAATGCGCTTCAGAAGGTCAGAGAAGGCGTCACCACCTGCAGCGAAGTGACGCGATGTATCGGAATCGATGAAAATCTGGAAACCTTTTGCGGAAAATGCAATCATCATTACAGGGCAGAGTACCTCCTCTGTCCCGTCTGCGGTGAAAAACCGAATAACAAGTGCCGTCATTGCAATCAAATGATTCAGCCTAACTGGAACTACTGTCCTTATTGCGAAAAAAGGCTGGCGAAGTCCCTGGCATAG
- a CDS encoding tetratricopeptide repeat protein yields the protein MFLKWIIVYFLMILTGSPVLIIVLLLLFYGALDWRYFGFFPQVNRWFRRKLEIGELNRVLRINPHDAPSQVALGRAFILNGDPRNAIPPLEAAFQKMKDFPDVHYYLGLAYLASGREKEGKDHLMATIRMDPRFQYGEPYLKLGEFLLNAREYQSGLQMLETFCSIHTSSSEGYYHLGIAQLALGDRENAAKSFRRSIEAYKISPSYKKQIDRKWRWKAGRSLATL from the coding sequence TCCTTCTCCTATTCTATGGCGCCCTCGACTGGCGGTATTTTGGCTTTTTCCCTCAAGTGAACCGGTGGTTCCGGCGTAAGCTCGAAATCGGTGAGCTTAACCGCGTCTTAAGAATTAATCCCCATGACGCGCCATCACAGGTTGCCCTTGGCCGCGCATTTATTTTAAATGGAGATCCCCGGAATGCCATTCCTCCCCTGGAAGCGGCATTTCAAAAAATGAAAGATTTTCCCGATGTCCACTATTACCTTGGGCTTGCTTATCTTGCGAGCGGGCGGGAAAAAGAAGGAAAAGATCATCTTATGGCGACGATTCGAATGGATCCGCGATTCCAGTATGGGGAACCGTATTTGAAGTTGGGGGAATTCCTGCTTAATGCAAGAGAATATCAAAGCGGACTTCAAATGTTAGAAACATTTTGCTCGATTCATACATCGAGTTCGGAGGGCTATTATCATTTGGGGATTGCTCAGCTTGCGCTGGGAGACAGGGAGAACGCGGCAAAAAGCTTCAGGCGGTCGATCGAGGCCTACAAAATTTCGCCTTCTTACAAGAAGCAGATCGACCGAAAATGGAGGTGGAAAGCGGGAAGGTCACTGGCTACCCTTTAA